From the Garra rufa chromosome 17, GarRuf1.0, whole genome shotgun sequence genome, one window contains:
- the fam133b gene encoding protein FAM133 isoform X1, translated as MGKRDNRVAYLNPIAAARARGPAPNSGPTIQDYLSRPRPSWEEVKEQLEKKKKGSRALADFEDRMNERWKKELEKNREKVLGGGEKKEKDKEKEKKEVRVDEVIWDLINTIQVQSDLILNFKCVKSEE; from the exons ATGGGCAAGCGAGATAACAGAGTG GCGTACTTGAACCCAATAGCTGCTGCCAGAGCCAGAGGACCTGCTCCCAACTCTGGCCCCACAATTCAGGATTATCTCAGCAGACCACGGCCATCATG GGAGGAGGTAAAAGAACAGCTGGAAAAGAAGAAGAAAGGCTCCAGAGCCCTGGCTGATTTTGAGGACAGAATGAACGAG CGATGGAAGAAGGAACTGGAGAAAAACAGGGAGAAGGTACTTGGTGGAggtgaaaagaaagaaaaagacaagGAGAAGGAAAAGAAAGAGGTAAGGGTTGATGAAGTAATCTGGGATCTCATTAATACAATTCAAGTACAGTCAGATTTGATCCTCAATTTCAAGTGTGTTAAAAGTGAGGAGTAA